From the Candidatus Cloacimonadota bacterium genome, the window ATGCGGAGTGTTTGACACCGCCTTCCATCAAACCATGCCGCAGCACGCTTTTTTGTATCCGCTGCCCATGGATTTTTACAAGGTTCACAAAATTCGCCGCTATGGATTCCACGGCACATCCCACAAATATGTCAGCATGCAGGCAGCCGAATTTTTGGGCAAAAAGCTTGAAGACCTGAAAATCATCACCTGTCATTTGGGCAACGGCGCTTCCATCACCGCCATCGATGGGGGCAAAAGTGTTGATACATCAATGGGTTTGACACCTCTGGAAGGACTGATGATGGGCACTCGCTGTGGCGATATTGACCCCGCCATTCCCATTCACATGCAGCAAAATTTGGGACTCGGCGTGGATGAAGTGAACGGCATTTTGAACAAAAAAAGCGGAATGCTGGGGCTTTCTGGCGTTTCGAACGATATGCGCGAGATTGAAGACGAAATATTGAAAAACGATAACGCCACTGCCAGATTGGCTTTGGATGTCTATTGCTATCGCATCAAAAAATATATTGGTGCCTATTTTGCCGGGATGAACGGATTGGACGTGCTGATTTTCACCGGCGGTGTGGGCGAAAATATGGCAATCATGCGTGAACAGGTTTGCGCAAACATGGAAGCCCTTGGCATCAA encodes:
- a CDS encoding acetate kinase, encoding MKILVVNCGSSSIKYQFIDMESRDVLAEGIAERIGEETALFTYKSEKYTVKKRQMEIENHEQGLQLIIDSLLDSTNGVIEDKNEIDAVGHRLVHAGENYSDAVVITDHVVEVMRECVSLAPLHNPANLKGIAAVKANMPDVPQCGVFDTAFHQTMPQHAFLYPLPMDFYKVHKIRRYGFHGTSHKYVSMQAAEFLGKKLEDLKIITCHLGNGASITAIDGGKSVDTSMGLTPLEGLMMGTRCGDIDPAIPIHMQQNLGLGVDEVNGILNKKSGMLGLSGVSNDMREIEDEILKNDNATARLALDVYCYRIKKYIGAYFAGMNGLDVLIFTGGVGENMAIMREQVCANMEALGIKLDLEANAKFSGDIELLSTPDSRVTVLKVPTNEELMIALETQRLLS